A region from the Pirellulales bacterium genome encodes:
- a CDS encoding putative baseplate assembly protein: MPRLIPCTGVQRLTPRDLTNPPHRSSLRYRMGTHAAFLDTMLARLSLFDAASDPGRAGAEAPDDPAQLATILRTRLTTRDPDDPSLALLDAWAAVADVLAFYQERIANEGFLRTAQHLRSLSELSRLVGYEPRPGVAARVHLAFEVDTPPEIPGLPSQGPSAFTPREVLIPRGTAVKSTPRPGTSQLPQVFETTDDLVARPEWNGLRPRLTRAMDLRSQNLSNIEQLYFQGVGLGLKPNDMLLIVPELNDQEPNSNRDSLAPVATTDRASPEAFSITSVEEQPEAQLTVVEVHNPFSPLSLARVVAPPLLAIADALARNNYMPPDELPKLRRSLLQLLPTPVGIARPTCLATLDGNLRLLPCTLAGPPKANEPLALPVLRAAHEARKAIVEAFTKIAPAPESPPSALTAASSDVAKAHRVFFETFDTLFRTITDPQQTSAFDVAATKANAAHANAAHVLFQIARQDTAAPWLFTLRADELARADKPFEHVAVVRGATSTDPVSIDFAFVVGALAATSAGEPLASVDPSGVQSTLAALAFPTNENSVEQPYYVRIHCASSNGNGVSYAMTRHQHPANAVDPPKGYPLQCNFIVAPSDSNNDFLRDLEFSTDSGEYQAKKVVVTRLNGTATLATTATGWTLATSPAASASPNTWTFTDNDGASARGLINSLKMTLPVTDISTFQVTFHTDTEPTSAILVTHLPTSRFRLYPQHLLTLLKNTDVNSLQEALAQLQKGLTSESQQIAALLEKAKSAETDAQLAGAERLARLRDLLHGTKQIIATLTGQQEPAAWIGENPSSLEAVRAKLQETVQSLTSALSSAPPLLLKALALSELTIPDDVASDDKKKQLASALDLFVTRTLRVKDDLDQLLGVYALSAQTIRSELAHRTSAITSPLRRLLDDDTLKVAAWADKVQALRDSLKNLADSNACTRDDTDVLAKVGDSAEGLAKAIIPGQSPASDALSTAQRRLLGFVSRVRAPSQQPELNAGQSIGGELNQAVADLRAALRPGSAATVNDDQIVALLRDKTYLLPQVASSLTADEGRVLRAALAQHRQGANSPPRVYVFREQAPLFGWNKPAPFVTEKDGEHCPDTLHVSPGPGDNDVETDNRVFLDGGHPAVVPGSHLLIRQIDGNDQIVEVLQAKVRPRTQYCISNQCTEVEVSPSWWHPTAPLSEGTYHLPNEDAAKLEADLKKAHFQVTTEADGSANTIVKISFNSPADQINVLRTSLAFCSPALLPLAEATDRETIRDPNSPDPSRAIELDRIALDLSLGQGVIVEFAGRQLLPAGDDVQRVFARIEQLTHIGPRYFGDRFTTRLVLDRSLPANYSLETVRIYANVVEATHGETVHEILGSGDGDQAFQAFALKKPPLTYVPSRLDRGAVTDLEVRVNDVRWDRRHRLDDPQQAPPHYTLRHDADGNAKIIFGDGRSGYRLPSGMENVQALYRSGIGAAGNAEPGQIDQLVNAPLGVRGVTNPLRGDGGADPDGPLDIRDRVPLMSRALDRLISAQDFADFALSFAGVGKASAKLIGTKVFVSVAGTTPEALVPDSLILRNLREAFQQNGPPEASCEVAPAELVFLQIIAKVKIDPRYEWRLVEPQIRAALLTRFAYERMQLGEDVRLADVFQTIEQVPGVIYVDVDTFRARREDNTTEDDSAPRPRVAVHDAFEDQQPRPATHRETAPPDTQPAGTDVGNPVSSAAFGSAPATLQPAWVAEVCFLTPEIPNLLYLTQIP, encoded by the coding sequence ATGCCGCGACTCATCCCTTGCACCGGCGTGCAACGACTGACGCCGCGCGACCTGACCAACCCACCGCACCGGAGTTCTCTGCGGTACCGGATGGGCACGCATGCCGCGTTTCTCGACACGATGCTCGCGCGGCTGAGTCTGTTCGATGCCGCCAGCGACCCGGGCCGGGCAGGCGCCGAAGCTCCGGACGATCCGGCCCAGCTGGCAACCATTCTCCGCACGCGCTTGACGACCCGAGATCCGGACGATCCGAGCTTGGCGCTCCTCGACGCCTGGGCCGCGGTGGCCGACGTCCTGGCGTTTTATCAGGAACGGATTGCGAACGAGGGGTTCCTGCGGACCGCCCAGCACCTCCGTTCGCTGTCCGAATTGAGCCGGTTGGTCGGCTACGAACCGCGGCCGGGCGTCGCAGCCCGGGTCCACCTGGCGTTCGAAGTCGATACGCCGCCGGAGATTCCAGGCTTACCTTCGCAAGGCCCCTCGGCGTTCACGCCCCGCGAGGTCCTGATCCCGCGCGGCACTGCCGTCAAGAGCACGCCGCGCCCCGGCACGTCGCAATTGCCACAAGTCTTCGAGACGACCGACGATCTCGTGGCCCGACCTGAATGGAACGGCTTGCGTCCGCGGCTCACGCGGGCGATGGACCTGCGATCCCAGAATCTGTCGAACATCGAACAGCTGTATTTCCAAGGCGTTGGCCTCGGACTGAAGCCCAACGACATGCTCCTGATCGTGCCGGAACTCAATGACCAAGAACCGAACTCCAACCGCGACTCCTTGGCGCCGGTCGCGACAACTGACCGCGCCAGTCCCGAGGCGTTCTCGATCACCTCGGTCGAAGAGCAGCCGGAAGCGCAGTTGACCGTCGTAGAAGTGCACAATCCCTTCAGCCCACTGTCGCTGGCGCGAGTCGTCGCGCCGCCTCTGCTGGCCATCGCCGACGCCCTCGCCAGAAACAATTACATGCCGCCTGACGAGCTCCCGAAGTTGCGGCGGTCTCTATTGCAATTGCTACCGACGCCGGTCGGCATTGCGCGCCCGACGTGCCTCGCGACGCTCGACGGAAACTTGCGTCTTCTCCCGTGCACACTCGCAGGCCCACCTAAGGCCAATGAACCTCTAGCACTTCCCGTTCTTCGGGCTGCACACGAAGCGCGGAAGGCGATTGTCGAGGCCTTCACGAAGATCGCGCCGGCACCAGAATCCCCTCCATCCGCTCTCACGGCAGCGAGTAGCGATGTCGCGAAAGCACACCGGGTGTTTTTTGAAACCTTCGACACACTGTTCCGCACCATCACCGATCCGCAACAGACATCTGCTTTTGACGTAGCCGCCACGAAGGCCAACGCCGCGCACGCCAACGCGGCGCATGTTCTATTTCAGATCGCCCGCCAGGACACGGCCGCCCCGTGGCTGTTCACACTCCGAGCCGACGAGCTCGCCCGCGCCGACAAGCCGTTCGAGCATGTCGCCGTCGTGCGCGGCGCCACGTCCACCGATCCCGTGTCGATCGATTTCGCCTTTGTCGTGGGCGCACTCGCCGCGACCTCGGCCGGCGAGCCCCTGGCTTCGGTAGATCCTTCCGGAGTGCAAAGCACGCTTGCTGCACTCGCTTTTCCCACGAACGAAAACAGCGTCGAACAACCGTACTACGTTCGGATCCACTGCGCCTCCTCCAACGGCAACGGCGTTTCGTATGCAATGACGCGTCACCAACACCCAGCCAATGCCGTTGATCCACCGAAGGGATATCCCCTGCAGTGCAATTTCATCGTTGCTCCGAGTGATTCCAATAATGACTTTCTGCGCGATCTCGAGTTTTCAACCGACTCCGGAGAGTACCAGGCCAAGAAAGTCGTCGTCACGCGCCTGAACGGCACCGCCACGCTCGCCACGACCGCCACCGGCTGGACGCTTGCGACAAGCCCAGCGGCCTCAGCTTCACCAAACACCTGGACATTTACGGACAACGACGGCGCAAGCGCAAGAGGACTCATCAACAGCCTCAAGATGACGCTTCCTGTCACTGACATATCGACCTTCCAGGTCACGTTTCACACGGACACCGAACCCACCAGCGCGATACTCGTTACGCACTTACCCACCTCACGGTTCCGCCTGTATCCACAACATCTTCTCACGCTTCTTAAGAACACCGACGTTAACTCGTTGCAGGAAGCGCTGGCACAGTTACAGAAAGGACTGACCTCCGAGTCGCAACAGATTGCCGCGTTGCTGGAAAAGGCAAAGTCCGCGGAGACCGATGCGCAGCTGGCCGGAGCGGAGCGCCTGGCCAGGTTGCGCGATCTCTTGCATGGCACCAAGCAGATCATCGCGACACTCACCGGTCAGCAGGAGCCAGCAGCCTGGATCGGCGAGAATCCCAGTTCGTTAGAGGCAGTGCGCGCTAAGCTCCAGGAAACAGTCCAGTCACTGACATCCGCCTTGAGTTCGGCACCACCGCTGTTGCTGAAGGCGCTTGCGCTCAGTGAATTAACGATTCCCGATGATGTTGCCAGCGACGACAAGAAGAAGCAGCTTGCATCGGCTCTCGATTTGTTTGTCACGCGCACCTTGCGCGTCAAGGACGACCTGGATCAGCTCCTGGGCGTCTACGCGCTTTCAGCTCAGACAATTCGCAGTGAACTGGCCCATCGCACCTCGGCCATCACATCACCGCTGCGACGACTGCTCGATGACGACACGCTCAAGGTTGCGGCCTGGGCGGACAAGGTCCAGGCATTGCGCGACAGCCTTAAGAATCTCGCGGATTCCAACGCTTGCACTCGCGATGACACTGACGTGCTGGCGAAAGTCGGTGACAGCGCAGAAGGGCTCGCGAAGGCGATTATCCCAGGACAGTCGCCGGCGTCGGACGCCCTAAGCACCGCGCAGCGGCGACTGCTGGGCTTCGTCAGCCGCGTACGTGCGCCCTCACAGCAGCCGGAACTGAACGCGGGTCAATCGATCGGCGGCGAGTTGAACCAGGCCGTGGCGGACTTGCGGGCCGCGTTACGGCCAGGGAGCGCTGCGACGGTCAACGACGATCAGATCGTGGCGCTGCTCCGGGACAAGACCTATCTGCTGCCGCAAGTGGCCTCGAGCCTGACGGCCGACGAGGGTCGCGTGCTGCGCGCCGCGCTGGCGCAGCACAGACAGGGAGCGAACTCCCCACCGCGGGTCTACGTCTTTCGCGAACAAGCGCCGCTGTTCGGCTGGAACAAGCCCGCACCCTTCGTCACCGAAAAGGACGGTGAGCACTGCCCTGACACTCTGCACGTCAGTCCGGGACCCGGCGACAACGACGTTGAGACGGACAATCGCGTCTTCCTGGATGGCGGTCACCCCGCCGTAGTGCCAGGCTCCCATCTACTCATCCGGCAGATCGATGGCAACGATCAGATTGTGGAAGTGCTCCAGGCCAAGGTACGGCCGAGAACGCAGTACTGCATCAGCAATCAATGCACCGAAGTCGAGGTGAGCCCCAGTTGGTGGCATCCAACCGCGCCCTTGTCCGAAGGCACGTATCATCTTCCCAATGAGGACGCAGCGAAGCTAGAAGCAGACCTGAAAAAGGCTCATTTTCAAGTAACGACAGAAGCCGACGGTTCGGCGAACACGATTGTAAAGATCTCGTTCAATAGTCCAGCCGACCAAATCAATGTCTTAAGAACCTCGCTCGCCTTCTGCTCGCCCGCGCTGCTCCCGCTGGCCGAAGCAACCGATCGCGAAACGATCAGGGATCCGAACTCGCCGGACCCGAGTCGCGCCATCGAGCTCGACCGGATCGCTCTCGATCTGTCGTTGGGTCAAGGAGTGATCGTCGAATTCGCGGGACGGCAGTTGCTGCCGGCGGGCGACGACGTGCAACGCGTGTTCGCCAGAATTGAACAGCTCACGCATATCGGGCCGAGATATTTCGGCGATCGATTTACGACGCGCCTGGTGCTCGATCGCTCGCTGCCTGCGAACTATAGCCTCGAGACGGTGCGCATCTACGCCAATGTCGTCGAGGCCACGCACGGCGAGACCGTACACGAGATTCTCGGCAGCGGCGACGGCGATCAGGCGTTCCAGGCCTTTGCGCTGAAAAAGCCGCCGCTGACGTACGTGCCCTCGCGGCTCGATCGGGGCGCCGTCACCGATCTGGAGGTCCGCGTCAACGACGTGCGCTGGGATCGTCGCCACCGACTCGACGACCCCCAGCAGGCACCGCCGCATTACACCCTCCGCCACGATGCCGACGGCAACGCCAAGATCATCTTCGGCGACGGACGCTCCGGCTATCGACTGCCGTCGGGCATGGAGAACGTGCAGGCGCTCTATCGTTCGGGCATCGGCGCCGCTGGCAATGCCGAACCCGGCCAGATCGATCAGCTGGTCAACGCGCCCTTGGGTGTGCGGGGCGTCACGAATCCTTTGCGCGGTGACGGTGGCGCCGATCCCGACGGCCCGCTGGACATCCGCGACCGGGTTCCGCTCATGAGTCGGGCCCTCGACCGGCTGATCTCGGCCCAGGACTTTGCCGATTTTGCCCTGTCCTTTGCGGGCGTGGGCAAGGCCAGCGCCAAGCTGATCGGCACAAAGGTCTTTGTGAGCGTCGCCGGTACGACGCCCGAAGCGCTCGTGCCCGACTCGCTGATTCTCCGCAACCTTCGCGAGGCGTTTCAGCAGAATGGCCCGCCGGAGGCAAGCTGCGAAGTCGCGCCGGCCGAGCTCGTATTTCTGCAGATCATCGCCAAGGTCAAGATCGACCCGCGCTACGAGTGGCGCCTCGTCGAACCGCAAATCCGTGCAGCATTGCTGACTCGCTTCGCGTATGAGCGGATGCAACTCGGCGAGGACGTGCGCTTGGCCGATGTGTTCCAGACGATCGAGCAGGTTCCCGGAGTGATCTATGTCGACGTGGACACGTTTCGAGCGCGACGTGAGGACAACACGACAGAGGACGACTCTGCTCCACGTCCGCGCGTAGCCGTCCACGACGCCTTCGAGGACCAGCAACCGCGTCCCGCGACGCATCGCGAAACCGCTCCCCCAGATACCCAGCCCGCTGGCACTGATGTCGGCAACCCGGTTTCGAGCGCGGCATTTGGCTCGGCGCCCGCCACGTTGCAGCCTGCATGGGTTGCCGAGGTGTGTTTCCTCACGCCCGAAATCCCCAACCTCTTGTATTTGACTCAGATCCCATGA
- a CDS encoding GPW/gp25 family protein, with protein sequence MQIQYPWDFDARGRTATSSEARHIFEMVEQLLMTSPGERVNRPDFGGGALQLVFAPNSDQLAAALPVNLQASIQRWLGDILALEKLEVSHDDSTLLVDLIYTVLRTGEQRRETIARRNVS encoded by the coding sequence CTGCAGATTCAATACCCCTGGGATTTCGACGCGCGGGGCCGCACGGCCACCAGCAGCGAGGCTCGGCACATTTTCGAGATGGTCGAACAATTGCTGATGACCTCACCCGGCGAACGCGTCAATCGACCTGACTTCGGCGGTGGTGCGCTGCAGCTGGTCTTTGCGCCGAACAGTGATCAACTCGCTGCGGCCTTGCCCGTCAATCTGCAGGCCTCGATTCAACGGTGGCTGGGCGACATCCTGGCATTGGAGAAACTCGAAGTCTCGCACGATGACTCGACCTTGTTGGTCGACTTGATCTATACGGTGTTGCGGACGGGCGAACAACGGCGCGAAACCATCGCACGGAGGAACGTCTCATGA
- a CDS encoding DUF4280 domain-containing protein yields the protein MPGFLLHQGATVMCSHGGQATPTVPQPRVLVSNQPITTMPNPYIVAGCPIAPSPICVTATWTVAATRVTSGGVPVLLFDSQATTNNGAPLQILVTQMRVKGT from the coding sequence ATGCCCGGATTCCTGCTCCATCAAGGTGCGACGGTGATGTGCAGCCACGGCGGCCAGGCGACGCCGACCGTGCCGCAGCCGCGCGTCCTCGTGTCGAATCAGCCGATCACGACCATGCCCAACCCCTATATCGTCGCCGGTTGTCCAATCGCGCCTTCGCCAATCTGTGTGACGGCAACCTGGACGGTCGCCGCCACGCGGGTGACCAGCGGCGGCGTTCCCGTGCTGCTGTTCGACAGCCAGGCCACCACGAACAACGGGGCCCCGCTGCAAATCCTGGTCACGCAGATGCGCGTCAAAGGCACTTAA
- a CDS encoding phage baseplate assembly protein V, giving the protein MNVADAIEDLLTPRNRYYGKYKGVVVNQSDPKGMGRIQVLVPDVSATAISSWALPCLPWAGRQFGFFTVPLPGSSVWIEFEQGDPDYPIWVGCFWETSAEMPSCARSTPAQIPSLTVQTPLQHSIQISDLPGPTGGIQLRTPLGAKIVVTNELIEISNGTNASIKLVGPTVSINGTALTVT; this is encoded by the coding sequence ATGAACGTAGCCGACGCGATCGAAGACCTCCTGACGCCCCGCAATCGCTACTACGGCAAGTACAAGGGCGTCGTCGTCAATCAGAGCGACCCCAAAGGCATGGGGCGGATTCAGGTCCTGGTTCCCGACGTGTCGGCCACGGCCATTTCAAGCTGGGCCTTGCCGTGCTTGCCTTGGGCGGGGCGGCAGTTCGGGTTCTTTACGGTCCCGTTGCCCGGCTCGTCGGTGTGGATCGAGTTCGAACAGGGCGACCCGGATTATCCCATCTGGGTCGGCTGCTTCTGGGAAACATCGGCCGAGATGCCTTCGTGCGCGCGGAGCACTCCCGCCCAGATCCCCAGCCTGACAGTGCAGACCCCGCTGCAACACTCGATCCAGATCAGCGATTTGCCGGGGCCAACCGGTGGGATCCAGTTGCGCACGCCGCTCGGAGCGAAGATCGTCGTGACGAACGAACTGATCGAAATCTCCAACGGCACGAACGCCTCGATCAAGCTGGTCGGCCCCACCGTGTCGATCAATGGCACGGCCCTGACGGTTACCTGA
- a CDS encoding LysM domain-containing protein yields the protein MIAPLRSGQTPGIDPRQVLPAPTALEASAFVPTSRYHGLPIRCHVDESGRQVAYVERRLLPPPEAMAELREHRVVQGDRLDLLAHRYLGDPEQFWRLCDANGAMRPDDLVHEVGRPLRVTLPEGIPGAPTRA from the coding sequence ATGATCGCCCCTCTCCGTTCCGGCCAGACGCCGGGGATCGATCCGCGGCAGGTGCTGCCCGCGCCGACGGCGCTCGAGGCCTCGGCCTTCGTGCCAACGAGTCGATATCACGGGTTGCCAATTCGCTGCCACGTCGACGAGTCAGGCCGCCAGGTGGCCTATGTCGAGCGACGCCTGCTCCCGCCACCCGAGGCGATGGCTGAACTGCGCGAGCATCGCGTCGTGCAAGGCGATCGTTTGGACTTGCTGGCGCATCGCTACTTGGGCGATCCGGAACAGTTCTGGCGGCTGTGCGATGCGAACGGCGCGATGCGTCCAGACGACTTGGTTCACGAAGTCGGCCGTCCGTTGCGCGTAACCCTGCCCGAAGGAATCCCCGGAGCTCCGACGCGTGCTTAA
- a CDS encoding ATP-binding protein, translating into MHANRRWHQTNDRYLAAQLAELREALERLAKMNDVPEQGEAPVAKPKRVRPSTAAPGAPSTIASSPPPALELLAERYGLTDFERRLLLLAAATELDFGVARACAAAHGSPERPYATFALAINALPGASWEALAPFGNLRRARLLEVEQRGAQPLMQSRLYVDHRIASFLKGVNYLDERWNLLIERIEPRCEVLPPSQQALVQRVVATMSAAEPATGSQTWTLLGHDTTTKRELAAHVAQRLGLQLCRVAATALPHDLVELDALGRLWQREATLLPLALYLDRFETEPATCEASAEWFVRRVGGLVFCDLPHEYSGTFETALPLDVSKPTAAEQAEAWRSALGEDHAETARVLAGHFNLSLPVLEGIAAAAPTEDETAAALWEACKCHTRPQLDSLAQRIEIKVTLDDLVLPEEQSALLRQIIDQVRHRGRVLDEWGFRAKLNRGFGVTALFAGDSGTGKTMAAEAIASALRLDLYRVDLSSVINKYIGETEKNLRRLFDAADDGGAVLLFDEADALFGKRTETKDAHDRYANLEVNYLLQRMESYRGLAVLATNSKGSLDHAFRRRLRFIVDFPFPEAAQRQRIWKHIFPVDAPLAAVDLSLLARVPVAGGSIQNIALNAAYASAMSGTVDWDRIVAATREELRKSNKPVTLADLPVERSWESAS; encoded by the coding sequence ATGCACGCCAACCGTCGCTGGCATCAGACGAACGATCGATACCTTGCCGCGCAGCTGGCCGAGCTACGCGAGGCTCTCGAGCGTTTGGCGAAAATGAACGACGTGCCAGAGCAAGGGGAAGCTCCCGTTGCGAAGCCCAAGCGTGTGCGCCCCAGCACGGCTGCACCCGGCGCGCCCTCGACCATCGCATCGTCCCCACCGCCGGCGTTGGAATTGCTCGCGGAGCGTTACGGTCTGACCGACTTCGAACGTCGCTTGCTCTTGCTCGCGGCGGCGACCGAGCTTGATTTCGGCGTGGCCCGCGCCTGTGCGGCGGCTCACGGTTCGCCGGAGCGACCGTATGCGACCTTTGCGCTGGCCATCAACGCCCTGCCAGGCGCGAGCTGGGAGGCGCTGGCACCGTTTGGCAATCTGCGTCGAGCCCGCCTCCTCGAAGTCGAACAACGTGGCGCGCAACCGCTGATGCAATCGCGGCTGTACGTCGATCACCGCATCGCGTCGTTCCTCAAGGGCGTGAACTACCTGGACGAGCGTTGGAACCTGCTGATCGAGCGGATCGAACCGCGCTGCGAGGTTCTCCCGCCGTCGCAGCAGGCTCTGGTCCAGCGCGTCGTGGCCACGATGTCCGCTGCGGAACCCGCCACCGGATCGCAAACCTGGACGCTGTTAGGACACGATACGACGACGAAACGCGAGCTGGCGGCTCACGTGGCGCAGCGCTTGGGCCTGCAGCTATGCCGCGTCGCGGCGACGGCGCTCCCGCACGATCTCGTCGAGCTCGATGCGCTGGGCCGATTGTGGCAACGCGAGGCGACGCTGTTGCCTCTCGCCCTCTATCTCGACCGCTTTGAGACGGAGCCGGCAACCTGCGAGGCCTCGGCCGAGTGGTTCGTTCGCCGCGTGGGTGGGTTGGTGTTTTGCGACTTGCCTCACGAATACTCCGGCACGTTCGAAACCGCTCTCCCCCTTGATGTGAGTAAGCCCACGGCGGCCGAGCAGGCCGAGGCCTGGCGGTCGGCGTTGGGCGAAGACCACGCGGAGACCGCCCGCGTGCTGGCGGGCCACTTCAACCTGAGCCTCCCTGTTCTGGAGGGGATCGCCGCCGCCGCGCCCACCGAGGATGAGACCGCGGCGGCACTTTGGGAAGCGTGCAAATGCCACACGCGTCCACAGCTCGATTCGTTGGCGCAGCGGATCGAGATCAAGGTCACGCTCGACGACTTGGTGCTACCCGAGGAACAATCGGCCCTGTTGCGGCAGATCATCGACCAGGTGCGGCATCGCGGGCGCGTGCTGGACGAATGGGGCTTTCGCGCCAAGCTCAACCGCGGTTTCGGCGTCACGGCCTTGTTCGCAGGTGATAGCGGTACGGGAAAAACGATGGCCGCCGAAGCCATCGCGTCGGCGCTGCGCCTGGATCTTTACCGCGTCGATCTGTCCAGCGTCATCAACAAGTACATCGGCGAGACCGAGAAGAACCTGCGCCGATTGTTCGATGCGGCCGACGACGGCGGCGCGGTTTTGTTGTTCGACGAGGCCGACGCCCTCTTCGGGAAGCGGACGGAAACTAAAGACGCGCACGACCGCTATGCCAATCTCGAAGTGAACTATCTGCTGCAGCGGATGGAGAGCTACCGAGGACTCGCCGTGTTGGCGACGAATTCCAAGGGCTCGCTCGATCACGCGTTTCGACGGCGGCTGCGATTCATCGTCGATTTCCCCTTCCCCGAGGCTGCCCAACGGCAGCGCATTTGGAAACACATCTTCCCGGTTGACGCACCCCTGGCTGCTGTGGATCTGAGTCTCTTGGCGCGCGTGCCTGTGGCCGGAGGCAGCATCCAGAATATCGCGCTCAATGCGGCGTACGCCTCGGCGATGTCCGGTACGGTCGATTGGGACCGGATTGTCGCGGCCACGCGCGAGGAGCTACGCAAATCCAACAAGCCGGTGACGCTCGCCGACCTGCCGGTGGAACGGTCTTGGGAGAGCGCGTCATGA
- a CDS encoding DUF4255 domain-containing protein, giving the protein MSNALAIASVTATLRHRLQSAVQQLANVTVSVQPPNQITGPDLRNRLNLYLYQTAPSAAWRNENLPGTTKAGERGHPPLAINLYYLLTAYGEDGIDADISAHQLLGAGMRVLHDTPQLREADIAQAATLLAPPLSQDLDRQVERVKLTPVTLSVEEMSKLWSTFQAPYRISAAYEASVVLIESQRPPRAALPVLRRGAADSGVDMSAGFGPVLQAVEYRPDPLAPLMPSAVPGEQITIIGSDLSSESIEVLVRDPHRRPTLADPEGDVVARLVADSTASTATRMVVPLTRDGIDWMTGIFQLELAQREPATIEPGQPDAEGATRLRTLGNPLPLLISPVIARDSSNRPLITQLVDDGQRRLEVTLVDSIPPRHQASLVLTAAVGNAAYQLPRLPGIAELAESNPRFDISRVPPGEYWVRLRVDGADSRLFTKVETNVGGRKSSVWGFDRKFILGIV; this is encoded by the coding sequence ATGAGCAATGCCCTGGCGATTGCGTCGGTGACCGCCACGTTGCGCCACCGGTTGCAAAGTGCGGTGCAACAACTCGCGAACGTCACCGTTTCAGTGCAGCCGCCCAACCAGATCACGGGACCCGATCTGCGCAATCGCCTCAACTTGTACCTGTATCAAACGGCTCCCAGCGCCGCTTGGCGCAATGAGAATTTGCCCGGTACGACGAAAGCGGGAGAGCGGGGGCATCCGCCGCTGGCGATCAACTTGTACTACTTGTTGACCGCCTACGGCGAAGACGGCATCGACGCGGACATCTCGGCGCATCAACTGTTGGGTGCAGGCATGCGTGTCCTGCACGATACACCCCAGTTGCGCGAAGCCGATATCGCCCAGGCGGCGACTCTGTTGGCGCCGCCGCTTTCCCAGGATCTCGATCGCCAGGTGGAGCGCGTCAAGTTGACGCCCGTCACGCTCAGCGTCGAAGAGATGTCAAAGCTCTGGTCGACGTTTCAAGCGCCGTATCGCATCTCGGCGGCCTATGAAGCGTCGGTCGTCTTGATCGAAAGCCAACGCCCGCCGCGAGCCGCCCTGCCGGTCTTGCGCCGCGGGGCGGCCGACAGCGGCGTGGACATGTCGGCCGGTTTTGGGCCCGTGCTGCAGGCTGTCGAGTACCGCCCTGATCCTCTGGCCCCGCTCATGCCATCGGCGGTGCCTGGCGAGCAGATCACGATCATCGGGAGCGATCTGTCGAGCGAGTCGATCGAGGTCCTCGTGCGCGACCCGCACCGACGTCCGACTTTGGCCGATCCCGAGGGCGACGTTGTCGCGCGGCTCGTGGCCGACTCCACCGCCTCGACCGCCACGCGGATGGTCGTTCCGTTAACCCGCGACGGGATCGATTGGATGACCGGAATCTTCCAATTGGAATTGGCCCAGCGCGAGCCCGCGACGATCGAGCCGGGTCAGCCCGACGCCGAGGGTGCCACGCGCCTGCGCACACTCGGCAACCCGTTGCCGCTGTTGATCAGTCCCGTGATCGCGCGAGACAGCTCCAACCGGCCGTTGATCACGCAGCTTGTCGACGACGGCCAGCGACGCCTGGAGGTGACGCTGGTCGACTCAATTCCTCCGCGTCATCAGGCATCGCTCGTCTTGACGGCCGCAGTCGGCAATGCGGCGTATCAGCTGCCGCGGCTGCCTGGGATTGCCGAGCTCGCGGAATCGAATCCGCGCTTCGACATTTCGCGCGTTCCACCCGGGGAGTATTGGGTACGACTGCGCGTCGACGGCGCCGACAGCCGGCTGTTTACCAAGGTCGAAACCAACGTGGGGGGACGCAAGAGTTCCGTTTGGGGTTTCGACCGTAAGTTCATCCTGGGGATTGTCTGA
- a CDS encoding phage tail protein — translation MATFTKNGERVDPYKNFKFRVYFGRDTKPVAGVSKIGSLKRTTEVVSHREGGDPSTSHKSPGRTEYDAIMLERGVTHDRGFDDWANLIWKVRTQPGGEVSLKDFRRDIRIVLLNENGDEALAYNVYRCWVSEYQALPELDANANAIAIQSIKLENEGWEIDAELPEPDERGSA, via the coding sequence ATGGCCACGTTTACGAAGAACGGCGAACGCGTCGACCCGTACAAGAATTTCAAGTTCCGCGTCTACTTTGGGCGAGACACGAAGCCGGTCGCCGGCGTCTCGAAGATTGGCAGTCTGAAGCGCACGACCGAGGTTGTCTCGCACCGCGAGGGCGGCGATCCGAGCACGTCGCACAAGAGTCCCGGCCGGACCGAATACGACGCCATCATGCTCGAACGAGGTGTCACTCACGATCGCGGATTTGACGATTGGGCCAATCTCATCTGGAAGGTCCGTACGCAGCCCGGCGGCGAAGTCTCGCTCAAGGACTTTCGCCGCGACATCCGCATTGTGCTCTTGAACGAAAACGGCGACGAAGCGCTGGCCTACAACGTCTACCGCTGTTGGGTCTCGGAATACCAGGCCCTGCCCGAACTCGACGCCAACGCGAACGCCATCGCGATCCAAAGCATCAAGTTGGAAAACGAAGGTTGGGAGATCGACGCGGAACTGCCCGAACCCGACGAACGCGGCTCGGCGTAA